The following proteins are co-located in the Anaerobranca gottschalkii DSM 13577 genome:
- the upp gene encoding uracil phosphoribosyltransferase, which yields MGIVKVLDHPLIQHKLTFIRDKNTGSKEFRELVEEVALLLTYEITRDLPLEDVEIETPVCKATTKALSGKKIGVIPILRAGLGMVGGILKLIPAAKVGHIGVYRDPETLQPVEYYCKTPTDIAERDLIVVDPMLATGGSANASIKFLKERGAQNIKLMCLIAAPEGIEAVQKAHPDVDIYVAAVDEKLNEHGYIVPGLGDAGDRLFGTK from the coding sequence ATGGGAATTGTAAAAGTATTAGATCATCCCTTAATTCAACACAAACTAACATTTATTAGGGATAAAAACACAGGATCAAAGGAGTTCAGAGAATTAGTAGAAGAAGTAGCTTTATTATTAACCTATGAAATTACCAGAGATTTACCATTAGAAGATGTGGAGATAGAAACCCCTGTATGTAAAGCGACAACAAAAGCCCTATCTGGTAAAAAAATAGGAGTTATACCTATATTAAGGGCCGGGTTAGGTATGGTAGGAGGAATATTAAAACTAATACCTGCAGCTAAAGTAGGCCACATCGGAGTATATAGGGATCCAGAAACCCTTCAACCGGTAGAATATTACTGTAAAACTCCTACTGATATAGCTGAAAGGGATTTAATAGTAGTTGATCCAATGTTAGCTACAGGTGGATCTGCCAATGCTTCCATTAAGTTTTTAAAAGAAAGGGGAGCCCAAAATATTAAGCTGATGTGTTTAATTGCTGCCCCTGAAGGAATAGAAGCTGTCCAAAAGGCCCATCCCGATGTAGATATTTATGTGGCAGCAGTTGATGAAAAGTTAAATGAACATGGTTATATAGTGCCAGGTTTAGGTGATGCCGGTGATAGACTCTTTGGAACCAAATAA
- a CDS encoding deoxycytidylate deaminase: protein MPVIDSLEPNKNTRPSWDQYFMEITHVVAKRSTCLRRQVGALLVKDKRILSSGYNGAPSNLPHCSEIGCLRQDLNIPSGERHELCRGLHAEQNAIVHAAMHGISIKGATIYITNQPCVLCAKMIINGGIKKVVFAEGYPDKLSEEILAAANIELIKEPFKG, encoded by the coding sequence ATGCCGGTGATAGACTCTTTGGAACCAAATAAAAACACCAGACCTAGTTGGGACCAATATTTCATGGAAATTACCCATGTAGTAGCAAAACGCTCCACTTGTCTAAGAAGACAAGTGGGAGCATTGCTTGTTAAAGATAAGCGAATATTAAGTAGTGGCTATAATGGAGCACCTAGCAATTTGCCCCACTGTAGTGAAATAGGTTGTTTGCGACAAGATCTTAATATTCCCTCTGGTGAAAGGCATGAACTGTGTCGGGGATTACATGCAGAGCAAAATGCTATAGTTCATGCAGCAATGCATGGGATATCCATAAAAGGAGCTACCATTTATATAACGAATCAACCATGTGTTTTGTGTGCTAAAATGATAATAAATGGTGGGATAAAAAAAGTGGTTTTTGCCGAAGGTTATCCTGATAAACTCAGTGAAGAAATATTAGCAGCAGCCAATATAGAGTTAATCAAAGAACCCTTTAAAGGATAG